A portion of the Candidatus Pristimantibacillus lignocellulolyticus genome contains these proteins:
- a CDS encoding amino acid ABC transporter ATP-binding protein, with product MIKITNLHKSYGSTVVLKGIDLEIAEGEVVAIIGPSGSGKSTFLRCINFLEEAQVGTIEIDGIKVDLENYTKKHVSDIRKKTGMVFQNYGLFKNKNALHNVSEPVRLTRNTSRQEAEQLAYKILANVGLQGKEHNYPVALSGGQQQRVGIARALALDPYVILFDEPTSSLDPELVEEVLIVMKSVINSKRTMIVVTHEMDFAQSVADRVVFMADGVIVEQGTPKDIFQNPQNERTQRFLRSYLHKSK from the coding sequence ATGATTAAAATAACGAATCTACATAAAAGCTACGGTTCTACTGTTGTATTAAAAGGAATCGATCTAGAAATTGCTGAAGGAGAAGTTGTAGCTATCATAGGGCCATCTGGTTCAGGGAAATCAACGTTTTTACGTTGTATAAATTTCTTAGAAGAAGCTCAAGTGGGGACTATAGAAATTGATGGAATCAAAGTAGATTTAGAGAATTATACGAAGAAACACGTAAGTGATATCCGTAAGAAAACAGGAATGGTCTTTCAAAACTATGGCTTATTCAAAAACAAAAATGCGCTTCATAATGTATCTGAACCAGTACGCCTAACACGTAATACATCTCGGCAAGAAGCTGAACAATTAGCTTATAAAATTTTAGCTAATGTTGGTCTTCAAGGTAAGGAGCATAATTATCCTGTAGCTCTTTCAGGTGGTCAACAACAACGTGTAGGGATTGCCCGAGCTTTAGCCCTTGATCCATATGTTATTTTATTCGATGAGCCTACTTCCTCGCTAGATCCGGAGTTGGTTGAGGAAGTTTTAATTGTTATGAAATCTGTTATAAATAGTAAACGTACTATGATTGTTGTGACACATGAAATGGATTTTGCGCAAAGTGTGGCAGACCGAGTTGTTTTTATGGCTGACGGAGTCATTGTAGAACAAGGTACGCCAAAGGATATCTTCCAAAATCCGCAAAATGAAAGAACACAAAGATTTTTGAGAAGCTACTTACACAAATCTAAATAA
- a CDS encoding PBP1A family penicillin-binding protein, whose translation MLLLSSLLAIGAYWIHTLDIAELVVPISAPTQFIDRNGEVSSEVTSAKIEYVPIDQVPLHLQQAIVAVEDKRYYDHTGVDIFGIVRAAFRNAKEGGAVQGGSTITQQLAKNVFLTGEKTFSRKMTEAAYALKIEALYDKNQILEMYLNQIYFGEGQWGVQRAAKRYFGKQTSDLTLAESALLAALPKAPSRYSPLKNKEIALERRNLVLGLMKDEGFISEIDYQHAKAEPIKVLKEIPQEQVNHLLGQYASYMDEVIEEAIRVYGFTERQLLAGNLLIYTELDPAVQNAMEETYRNESLFPESASDQLLQSGAVIMDPSTGGVRGIVGQRGQHTFRGFNHATQLVRQPGSVFKPLIVYAPALEKGYDKNSQLYDGPLDIKGYRPNNVDHLTLGQVSLQEAVIQSRNIPAVWLLNEIGINTGIEFVEKLGIPLVEEDRNLSVALGGLSQGVSPLQIAQGYSVFPNLGVQVEAHTITKITTVDGQVLAEAEHQPVEVMSPENAYAMTEILQNVVREGTGKNAAIDRPVAGKTGSTQLPQSKQFEGVAGGVKDAWFVGYTPELVGAVWLGYDLTDSNHYLTTSGGQYPALIFSKMMSLALKDVPASEFKRPILEQTKDKESTIITNKTNQGNKKEEEGKKEKKEENKKKKEEEKKKKEEKKKKKEEEKRKKEEEKRKKEE comes from the coding sequence GTGTTACTACTTTCGTCGTTATTAGCAATCGGGGCCTATTGGATACATACTCTTGATATCGCGGAACTAGTTGTTCCAATATCTGCTCCGACCCAATTCATAGATCGGAACGGAGAGGTTAGTTCCGAGGTCACTTCTGCAAAAATCGAATATGTGCCAATCGATCAAGTTCCGTTGCATCTCCAACAGGCGATCGTCGCGGTAGAAGATAAGAGATATTATGATCACACCGGAGTGGATATCTTCGGAATTGTTCGCGCGGCTTTCCGTAATGCAAAAGAAGGCGGTGCAGTACAAGGCGGAAGCACGATTACTCAGCAGCTTGCTAAGAACGTATTTTTAACGGGTGAAAAAACATTCTCTCGCAAGATGACGGAAGCTGCTTATGCACTCAAGATCGAGGCACTTTATGATAAGAATCAAATACTCGAAATGTACTTGAATCAAATTTATTTCGGAGAAGGGCAATGGGGAGTGCAAAGAGCAGCCAAGCGATATTTCGGTAAACAAACGAGTGATTTGACATTGGCTGAGAGTGCTTTGCTTGCCGCATTACCGAAAGCGCCAAGTCGATATTCTCCGCTTAAAAATAAGGAGATCGCTTTGGAGCGTCGCAACCTCGTGCTAGGTTTAATGAAAGATGAGGGTTTTATCTCCGAAATAGATTATCAACATGCCAAAGCAGAACCGATTAAAGTGCTGAAGGAAATACCTCAGGAACAGGTCAACCATTTGCTAGGACAGTATGCTTCATATATGGATGAAGTAATCGAAGAGGCCATACGAGTATATGGATTTACCGAGCGTCAACTACTTGCTGGAAATCTACTCATCTACACAGAGCTGGATCCGGCGGTTCAGAACGCAATGGAAGAAACGTACCGCAATGAATCTCTTTTCCCAGAAAGCGCATCCGACCAACTGCTGCAGAGCGGGGCGGTCATCATGGATCCGTCTACTGGGGGGGTACGCGGAATTGTTGGGCAGCGAGGGCAGCATACATTCCGTGGTTTTAATCATGCTACACAGCTTGTCAGGCAACCTGGATCGGTATTCAAACCACTAATTGTCTACGCGCCTGCTTTGGAAAAAGGGTACGATAAAAATTCACAGTTGTATGATGGTCCATTGGATATTAAGGGTTACCGACCTAATAATGTGGATCACTTGACTTTAGGGCAAGTATCGCTCCAAGAGGCGGTTATCCAGTCCAGAAATATTCCAGCGGTATGGCTATTGAACGAAATTGGAATTAATACCGGAATAGAGTTTGTAGAGAAGCTCGGTATTCCGCTAGTAGAGGAAGATCGTAATTTAAGTGTGGCGCTGGGCGGATTGTCTCAAGGAGTGTCTCCACTTCAAATTGCGCAGGGCTATAGTGTGTTCCCTAATCTTGGAGTACAGGTTGAAGCGCATACGATTACAAAAATTACAACTGTAGACGGACAAGTTTTAGCTGAGGCTGAGCACCAACCGGTTGAAGTTATGTCTCCGGAGAACGCTTATGCGATGACCGAAATACTGCAAAATGTTGTAAGGGAAGGTACAGGAAAAAATGCGGCAATAGATCGTCCGGTGGCTGGGAAAACGGGATCGACGCAACTTCCGCAAAGCAAGCAGTTCGAAGGGGTTGCAGGCGGTGTTAAAGATGCATGGTTTGTCGGCTATACGCCAGAGCTGGTAGGTGCGGTTTGGCTAGGCTACGATCTCACGGACAGCAATCATTATTTGACTACATCGGGCGGTCAATACCCTGCTTTAATTTTCAGCAAAATGATGTCCTTAGCCTTAAAGGATGTTCCTGCATCTGAGTTTAAACGTCCTATACTCGAACAAACGAAAGACAAAGAGAGTACTATTATTACGAATAAAACAAATCAGGGAAATAAGAAAGAGGAGGAAGGGAAAAAAGAGAAGAAAGAAGAAAATAAAAAGAAAAAAGAAGAAGAGAAAAAGAAGAAAGAAGAAAAGAAAAAGAAGAAAGAAGAAGAGAAAAGAAAGAAAGAAGAGGAGAAAAGGAAAAAAGAAGAATAG
- a CDS encoding transporter substrate-binding domain-containing protein codes for MKFKTLLFLTLIASLTILLVACGKNSDETSEKKVLKVGSSGIYPPFISVDDKGNPQGYDVEVLELVAESLGYDIEWTFAEFSGIFGMLDAGNIDTVANLIAATDERREKYDFSSPYAFSGATLVVHEDTNDINSIEDLKGKKVGVLLGNNLHKFLEDWNKENGNEIIITPYQDVSGTYNEVALGRLDAFIDVKITAASRISKEGLPLKIYGEDYLINYDYAFPFVRSEDNKEFLDSFSSEIEKLLKDGTLKKLSDKWSAIDVTVPHK; via the coding sequence ATGAAATTCAAAACACTTTTATTTTTAACTTTAATAGCATCATTAACTATATTACTAGTAGCTTGTGGTAAAAATTCAGATGAAACTTCTGAAAAAAAAGTTTTAAAAGTAGGTTCTTCAGGTATATATCCTCCGTTTATTTCAGTTGACGATAAGGGAAATCCACAAGGTTACGACGTTGAAGTACTAGAGTTAGTAGCTGAATCATTGGGTTATGACATTGAATGGACATTTGCCGAATTCTCAGGGATTTTTGGAATGTTAGATGCAGGTAATATAGATACGGTAGCGAATCTAATTGCAGCTACGGATGAACGTCGTGAAAAATATGATTTTTCTTCGCCATATGCATTCTCAGGAGCAACCCTAGTTGTGCATGAAGACACTAACGATATTAATAGCATTGAAGATTTAAAGGGAAAAAAAGTAGGTGTATTACTTGGTAATAACTTACATAAATTTTTAGAAGATTGGAATAAAGAAAACGGGAACGAGATTATTATTACTCCTTACCAAGATGTAAGTGGTACTTATAATGAGGTAGCCTTAGGTCGCTTAGATGCATTTATTGATGTAAAAATTACTGCTGCTTCTCGTATATCAAAGGAAGGCCTTCCTTTGAAAATTTATGGTGAGGATTATTTAATCAATTACGATTATGCTTTCCCATTTGTTCGATCAGAAGATAATAAAGAGTTCTTGGATTCTTTTAGTTCTGAAATCGAAAAATTATTAAAGGATGGGACTCTGAAAAAACTTTCAGATAAGTGGAGCGCAATTGATGTAACGGTTCCTCACAAGTGA
- a CDS encoding ATP-dependent helicase: MISINSDSLISIDNHFRVSAGPGAGKTHWLVEHIKNVLHNSKRLGMIRKVACITYTNVAVDTILGRLGTTSHHVEVSTIHSFLYKHIVKPYTSFLNADYGLNVALMEGHDEIILSNYSFLKEWKERTRQQRITDDKLLVEAFKAAKWKFDQSVNLVVKPDYPHRVGAYSIKNDSYYEYKRMTWEKGVIHHDDVLFFSYQLIRKHPFILKVLRSKFPYFFVDEFQDTNPIQVAILRLIGEEETIVGIIGDKAQSIYGFQGAEPSQFHSFVLPNLVDYVMDDNRRSTNQIIDILNTVRLDIKQNKFRDADGDKPTIIVGEMLVALRKAKELSNNEPLNSLSRLNITSNVLKQEIGGTSFNDKLIEELAIKDAPTSGNNYRSKVVVACLIATVLAREGKYKNAIKELERIFKDEKDKDKRKKNALRSLCLLLSNYNDFKDKSLLDFHSIVKIHIKPDISRLANGAAKAFYEGHSFQKLTLCVKIDEDIGINKTIHKAKGDEFHNVLVVLKEEGDIEFLMKPNLDDKEEQRIYYVAISRAIERLYINIPTLSEDNSGKLKLMFEIVRV, from the coding sequence CTCTAATTTCAATTGATAATCATTTTAGAGTGTCAGCGGGACCCGGAGCTGGTAAAACTCATTGGTTAGTAGAACATATTAAAAATGTATTACATAATTCTAAAAGATTAGGAATGATAAGAAAAGTTGCATGTATTACATATACAAATGTTGCTGTTGATACAATTTTAGGTCGTTTGGGGACTACGTCCCACCATGTTGAAGTTTCCACGATTCATAGTTTTTTATACAAGCATATTGTAAAACCATATACCTCCTTTCTTAATGCCGACTATGGTTTGAATGTAGCATTAATGGAAGGCCATGATGAAATTATATTATCAAATTATTCTTTTTTGAAAGAATGGAAAGAAAGGACTAGACAGCAAAGAATCACAGATGACAAATTACTAGTTGAGGCATTTAAAGCGGCAAAATGGAAATTTGATCAATCAGTTAATCTGGTTGTGAAGCCTGATTACCCACATAGAGTTGGAGCATATTCCATTAAAAATGATTCGTACTATGAATATAAAAGAATGACCTGGGAAAAGGGAGTAATTCATCATGATGATGTTCTTTTTTTCAGTTATCAATTAATTAGAAAACATCCTTTTATTTTGAAAGTTTTAAGATCCAAGTTCCCATATTTTTTTGTTGATGAGTTTCAAGACACAAATCCAATCCAGGTTGCAATTCTGAGATTAATTGGAGAAGAAGAAACAATTGTTGGTATAATTGGTGATAAAGCGCAATCAATCTACGGTTTTCAGGGTGCAGAACCTTCACAGTTTCATTCATTCGTTTTGCCTAATTTGGTTGACTATGTCATGGACGATAATAGAAGAAGCACGAATCAAATTATTGATATATTAAATACAGTACGTTTAGATATAAAACAGAATAAATTTAGAGATGCAGATGGTGATAAGCCAACAATTATCGTTGGTGAAATGCTTGTTGCGCTTAGAAAAGCAAAAGAGTTGAGCAACAATGAACCACTAAATTCGTTATCTAGACTAAATATTACATCAAATGTACTAAAGCAGGAAATTGGAGGCACTTCATTTAACGATAAGTTAATTGAAGAACTTGCTATTAAAGATGCACCAACAAGTGGAAATAATTATAGAAGTAAAGTAGTTGTAGCTTGTTTAATAGCAACGGTACTGGCTCGTGAAGGAAAATATAAAAATGCTATTAAAGAATTAGAGCGAATTTTTAAGGATGAAAAAGACAAAGATAAAAGAAAAAAAAATGCTCTAAGGTCTCTTTGCTTGCTACTATCTAATTATAACGATTTTAAAGACAAATCGCTGTTAGATTTTCATTCAATTGTAAAAATTCATATTAAACCTGATATTTCAAGATTAGCAAATGGTGCTGCTAAAGCTTTTTATGAAGGGCATAGTTTTCAAAAACTAACATTGTGCGTAAAAATTGATGAGGATATTGGAATCAACAAAACAATTCATAAAGCTAAGGGAGACGAATTTCATAATGTGTTAGTTGTTCTGAAAGAAGAAGGTGACATTGAATTTTTAATGAAACCTAATTTAGATGATAAAGAAGAGCAAAGAATATACTATGTAGCAATAAGCAGGGCAATTGAACGATTATATATCAATATTCCAACATTGTCTGAAGATAATTCTGGAAAATTAAAATTGATGTTCGAAATTGTAAGAGTCTAA
- a CDS encoding amino acid ABC transporter permease: protein MKFDFEYMLSLFPEIIKFLPIVLYIGTLSFLLAIVIGFFFSIIIKNKVKLLYPILKVIISYSRGVPTLIQIFILYFGAPQIFPSLSSMNAITAVIISLSLRNGAYLSEVFRSAFLAVDKEQYEACLSVNMTKWQALRTVILPQVVRITIPPAGNYYIMIIKDTSLAFTIGVIDMMARAKLEAAVSYKFLEAYLMVGLIYWMISIVLSFLQSELEYTVEKPYRKEELK from the coding sequence ATGAAGTTTGATTTTGAGTATATGCTCAGTCTATTTCCAGAAATAATAAAATTTTTACCGATTGTTTTATATATAGGTACATTATCGTTTCTATTAGCTATCGTAATTGGATTTTTCTTTTCCATCATTATAAAAAATAAAGTCAAACTACTTTATCCTATTCTAAAAGTCATCATTTCCTATTCTCGTGGAGTACCAACCTTAATTCAAATATTTATTTTATACTTTGGGGCGCCACAAATATTTCCAAGCCTGAGCTCTATGAATGCCATTACAGCTGTTATTATTTCTCTTAGTTTGCGAAATGGAGCCTATTTATCAGAGGTTTTCCGTTCAGCATTTTTGGCGGTGGATAAAGAACAGTATGAAGCATGTTTATCCGTTAATATGACGAAATGGCAAGCCTTACGAACGGTTATTTTACCCCAGGTTGTGCGTATTACCATCCCACCAGCAGGTAACTACTATATTATGATCATTAAAGACACTTCTTTAGCCTTTACTATCGGTGTAATTGATATGATGGCGCGTGCTAAGCTTGAGGCTGCCGTATCGTACAAGTTTTTAGAAGCATATTTGATGGTTGGTCTTATTTACTGGATGATTTCTATTGTGCTTTCGTTCCTACAATCTGAACTTGAATATACTGTTGAAAAGCCCTATCGAAAGGAGGAGTTAAAATGA
- a CDS encoding aminoglycoside phosphotransferase family protein produces the protein MNIKLETLTYALSQLFKKDIISADYQTMSLQGGTVGNVYLVTGIAETAEVEKLPYRIVLKIQKKWDRYGDPGSWRREYDLYESDLGSTFRDTFRWPTCYHAEMNSEENEFQLWMEYIDGITGLDLTGDMYEEAALELGRYQGKLYAEQPAVLQSLTNLSHSDLMKNTYLHYRSWPVVYDYIRSEDCEFPQNVRQMLIDIDEHADEIFARIEKLPLVLCHRDFWVTNLIYAEGKIVLIDWDTCGWGYLGEDLASLIADEADTDHMVEYYQRCVPAYYKGFSDHADVTTIANHCVYELILLVFGYRLVEWYLHTEEHDEKAKHVDTLQKIYEMKTSPVQG, from the coding sequence ATGAATATTAAATTAGAAACGCTGACCTATGCCTTAAGCCAACTGTTCAAGAAGGATATCATCTCGGCCGACTACCAAACCATGTCATTACAGGGCGGAACTGTGGGAAATGTGTACCTGGTGACGGGAATCGCGGAAACCGCGGAAGTGGAAAAATTGCCGTACCGTATCGTGCTGAAAATCCAGAAGAAATGGGACCGTTACGGTGATCCTGGTTCATGGCGTCGGGAATATGATCTCTATGAGTCAGACTTGGGATCGACGTTCCGGGATACCTTCCGTTGGCCGACATGTTATCACGCCGAGATGAATTCCGAAGAAAATGAATTCCAGCTGTGGATGGAATATATCGATGGGATAACCGGTTTAGACTTGACCGGTGACATGTATGAAGAGGCCGCGCTGGAGTTAGGACGCTATCAAGGCAAGTTGTATGCGGAGCAGCCCGCCGTGCTGCAGAGCCTGACCAACTTGAGCCATTCGGATCTCATGAAGAATACGTATTTGCATTATCGGTCATGGCCGGTCGTTTACGATTATATACGCTCAGAAGACTGCGAATTCCCGCAGAACGTTAGGCAAATGCTCATCGACATCGATGAGCACGCTGACGAGATATTCGCCCGTATTGAAAAATTGCCCCTTGTGCTATGTCACCGAGACTTTTGGGTGACCAACCTGATCTATGCTGAAGGAAAAATCGTGCTCATCGATTGGGATACATGCGGATGGGGTTACCTAGGGGAGGATCTCGCAAGCCTGATTGCTGATGAAGCGGATACCGATCACATGGTTGAATACTATCAGCGATGTGTCCCAGCGTATTACAAAGGATTTTCGGACCATGCGGATGTAACCACTATCGCCAATCATTGCGTCTACGAGCTGATCCTTCTCGTATTCGGGTACAGGCTTGTGGAGTGGTATCTCCACACAGAGGAGCATGACGAGAAGGCGAAGCATGTCGATACGCTTCAAAAAATCTATGAAATGAAGACCAGCCCTGTGCAGGGTTGA
- a CDS encoding AraC family ligand binding domain-containing protein → METDTKYEDLIVKESEGEVIHRLHNEAAISYVSSGYKPCNMHQWGPGVRDIYALHYIISGQGYYEIGQQKFHLHAGESFIILPHIPIYYYPEPQDPWEYVWIEFKGSEVPQLLALTTLKPEYPITKAAPQRMDSFYDVSSYSELKAYEKIRSDAKIRLLISYYIEFYPAEATLDDTDYVRLSREYIELHYWKPSLTVTTVVEHVNIERSYLFRLFKKATSMSVLSYVTMVRIQRASELLKDAGLPIKSVAYSVGYSDPLYFSKVFKKATTYSPTEYKLLHQNK, encoded by the coding sequence ATGGAAACAGACACAAAATATGAAGATCTAATAGTAAAGGAAAGCGAGGGGGAAGTTATTCATCGTTTGCACAACGAGGCAGCAATAAGTTACGTTAGTAGCGGCTATAAGCCATGTAATATGCATCAGTGGGGGCCCGGAGTAAGGGATATTTATGCATTGCACTATATTATAAGCGGTCAAGGCTACTATGAAATTGGTCAACAAAAATTTCATCTTCATGCTGGTGAGAGTTTTATTATTTTGCCGCACATTCCAATTTATTATTATCCAGAACCACAAGATCCATGGGAATATGTATGGATTGAGTTCAAAGGAAGCGAAGTGCCGCAGCTGTTAGCATTAACTACCTTGAAGCCGGAATATCCTATTACGAAGGCAGCTCCGCAAAGGATGGACTCTTTTTATGATGTGAGTTCGTATAGCGAATTAAAGGCTTATGAAAAAATACGGTCTGATGCAAAAATTCGTTTGTTGATTTCGTATTACATAGAATTTTATCCGGCAGAAGCTACTTTAGACGATACTGATTATGTAAGGTTATCGAGGGAATATATTGAGCTTCATTATTGGAAGCCTTCTTTGACGGTTACGACTGTTGTAGAGCATGTGAATATTGAACGTAGTTATTTGTTTCGCTTATTTAAGAAGGCAACAAGTATGTCGGTATTAAGCTACGTCACAATGGTTCGTATTCAGCGTGCAAGTGAGTTGTTAAAGGATGCAGGTTTACCAATTAAATCAGTTGCCTATTCCGTTGGATATAGTGACCCATTATATTTTTCAAAGGTATTTAAAAAAGCAACAACTTATAGCCCAACAGAGTATAAGTTGTTGCATCAGAATAAGTAA
- a CDS encoding glycoside hydrolase family 27 protein — protein MNNDKQLGLLPALGWNSWNTFTWDINEQLIREIADLFVSEGYKDAGYEYVVIDDCWSLKERDEHGNLVADPKKFPSGMKALADYIHSKGLKFGMYSCVGTHTCAGYPGSFEHEFQDAKKFAEWGVDYLKYDYCFKPRHISGELLYKRMSLALKNCGRDILFSACNWGADNVYHWIRESGAHMYRSTGDIRDNWISIKELAISQLDKECYTGSFCHNDMDMLIVGMYGGSNDDYIGKIGGCSDIEYKTHFSLWSMMGSPLMIGSDIRKATPATKNILLNKDILAINQDLEARGAYRIKPEPQWFHDNEVFMLVKVLTNGDIAIGFFNLSDSQREISLLFWDIGLPYASNFSLSLYDCWEHKELGIFKERFSPIVPAHDCLVIRARLV, from the coding sequence ATGAACAATGATAAGCAGCTTGGCCTGCTCCCTGCACTTGGTTGGAATTCATGGAACACTTTCACATGGGATATTAATGAACAATTAATTCGTGAAATCGCTGATTTATTCGTATCTGAGGGCTATAAAGATGCAGGATATGAATATGTTGTTATTGATGATTGCTGGAGTTTGAAGGAACGTGATGAGCATGGAAATTTAGTGGCTGATCCCAAGAAGTTCCCAAGCGGCATGAAAGCACTCGCAGACTATATTCATTCCAAAGGCTTAAAGTTTGGGATGTACTCCTGTGTGGGAACCCACACGTGCGCTGGCTATCCTGGCAGCTTTGAACATGAATTTCAGGATGCTAAGAAGTTCGCCGAGTGGGGAGTAGATTACTTGAAGTACGACTATTGCTTCAAGCCTCGTCATATTTCTGGCGAGTTGCTTTATAAACGCATGAGTCTAGCACTGAAAAACTGCGGTAGAGACATTCTTTTTTCTGCTTGTAACTGGGGAGCAGACAATGTCTATCACTGGATTCGCGAGTCAGGTGCACACATGTATCGTTCTACTGGAGATATTCGTGATAACTGGATTTCTATAAAGGAGTTAGCCATTTCACAGCTAGACAAGGAGTGCTATACTGGTTCATTCTGTCATAACGATATGGATATGCTTATTGTTGGCATGTATGGTGGTAGCAACGACGACTATATTGGAAAAATAGGTGGCTGTAGTGATATTGAGTATAAGACTCATTTTTCTTTATGGAGTATGATGGGTTCTCCACTAATGATCGGTAGTGATATTCGTAAAGCAACGCCAGCTACAAAAAATATATTGCTAAATAAAGATATTCTCGCGATAAATCAAGATTTGGAGGCACGTGGGGCTTACCGTATCAAGCCAGAACCACAGTGGTTTCATGATAACGAAGTATTTATGCTTGTAAAGGTACTTACTAATGGAGACATAGCCATCGGCTTTTTCAACCTAAGCGATAGCCAACGTGAAATTTCTTTGCTGTTTTGGGATATTGGCTTACCATACGCTTCAAACTTTTCATTGTCATTGTATGATTGCTGGGAGCATAAGGAGCTAGGGATCTTCAAAGAGCGCTTCTCCCCTATCGTACCCGCACATGATTGCCTCGTTATTAGAGCTAGGCTAGTGTAG
- a CDS encoding DsbA family protein: MEKIKNTHLTLGHKEAPIKVEVFLNLACPYCASFYELVDEVLLQYINQNKVELIVKHYDKPREMLLPGTLINLNLDYNDPIKTLDNVKSLFKEQGTWDKFSSHGIKEYIEKNHGLKEEEQNIEISLQVTAEAIAREVKMVPTVFINHLEFQYPKEISAEELIQVLEQQLIKEKKQS, from the coding sequence TTGGAAAAAATCAAGAATACACATTTAACGTTAGGTCATAAAGAAGCACCAATAAAAGTAGAAGTGTTCTTAAATCTAGCATGTCCATATTGTGCGTCATTTTATGAACTTGTAGATGAAGTGCTTCTACAATACATAAACCAGAACAAAGTTGAATTAATTGTTAAACATTATGATAAACCTCGAGAAATGCTATTACCAGGAACACTTATCAATCTAAACTTAGACTACAATGATCCTATAAAAACATTAGACAATGTTAAGTCTTTGTTTAAAGAGCAGGGGACATGGGATAAATTCTCAAGTCATGGTATTAAGGAATACATTGAAAAGAATCATGGATTGAAGGAAGAAGAACAGAATATTGAAATTAGTCTTCAAGTGACTGCTGAAGCCATTGCTCGTGAAGTCAAAATGGTTCCAACAGTATTTATCAATCATTTAGAATTTCAATACCCTAAAGAAATTTCCGCTGAAGAATTAATTCAAGTGTTGGAACAACAACTAATAAAGGAGAAAAAACAATCATGA